A window of Saccharomyces paradoxus chromosome XIII, complete sequence contains these coding sequences:
- the NTE1 gene encoding lysophospholipase (Serine esterase~similar to YML059C), with translation MRSMNCTTNNTNATGQNTNNSLGSSFNSSNSTSYRFQTCLADQIISEAQTWSLSSLFNFSWVVSYFIMGASRMILKYGWYLATLSLLRIPKWIFFKLHHVQFTLSFWLILFALAIIVCVTYTIMKERILSQYKRLTPEFLPLENTGKSGSSASINAASTQPANPSSTTGSPTTGAGSNIDSEKHPLKDSNENETFLSSYLDQFLSAIKIFGYLEKPVFHDLTKNMKTQKMDEGEILLLDSTIGFAIVVEGTLQLYHEVDHSEKDHGDETDHSDTDGLDDEDKVEEEEDDDDDVDDYDIKSCSSNPIDEEDESVGYIRLKNGLGKFQLLNTVKSGNPLTSLVSILNLFTHSMSSDSNSNFPSELSSPVDTTVSAKNLFYSSEQNFSTPDSTTNSSNGLPAFPSSMPKLVARAATDCTIGIIPPQSFAKLTAKYPRSASHIIQMVLTKLYHVTFQTAHDYLGLTKEIMDIEVLLNKSIVYELPYYLKEAVIRKFKTADKTNGSADLNSRPKKNKASSELKKTPKVKPSDDIIQSLKIANANANANTSSSSLLLKPEFTHHPSSRHVVLGSRDQFNPGDLLSNVPLSRTMDIMSPNPIHNNNRTKLNGINSSVSNQHKRSSRSSSNNASVHSKKFSSLSPELRNAQLSTSPLSLDNTSTHDYLHPSPVHLKGRVSPRPNLLPTTSFSAAQEETEDSALRMALVEAMLTYLGVNKSNMSISSSLATNMSSLNSPQLTGMYNRRPSSASFLTAPNYTPSDISVATSFASPQTQPTMLRILPKEYTISNKRRSNNKNQEKKKTRAYKEELTPNLDFEDVKKDFAQGIQLKFFKKGTTMVEQNARGKGLFYIISGKVNVTTNSSSSVVSSMSKPEQGSPQTTRKGETPHHSQHLLYSVGSGGIVGYLSSLIGYKSFVNLVAKTDVYAGFLSSETLERLFDKYFLIYLRISDSLTKLLSSRLLKLDHALEWVHLRASETLFSQGDSANGIYVVLNGRLRQLQQQSFSNLNTNSEEAETQNIILGELAQGESFGEVEVLTAMNRYSTIVAVRDSELARIPRTLFELLALEHPSIMIRVSRLVAKKIVGDKTVPALTGDPLSIKENDFSSLIPPTKASYSSSLSHKPQNITSGTITFRTITILPITSGLPVEAFAMKLVQAFKQVGRTTIGLNQRTTLTHLGRHAFDRLSKLKQSGYFAELEEMYQTVVYISDTPVKSNWTRTCIAQGDCILLLADARSPSADIGEYEKLLLNSKTTARTELILLHPERYVEPGLTHKWLRYRPWVHSHHHIQFSLTGTTLMNEGKMHVLNNGALALMDKLIQTEFSRKTQQNISKLLPDSIKNTVENFSTRFMKSKRQYYTPVHRHKNDFLRLARILSGQAIGLVLGGGGARGISHLGVIQAIEEQGIPVDVIGGTSIGSFVGGLYAKDYDLVPIYGRVKKFAGRISSIWRMLTDLTWPVTSYTTGHEFNRGIWKTFGDTRIEDFWIQYYCNSTNITDSVQEIHSFGYAWRYIRASMSLAGLLPPLEENGSMLLDGGYVDNLPVTEMRARGCQTIFAVDVGSADDRTPMEYGDSLNGFWIIFNRWNPFSSHPNIPNMAEIQVRLGYVASVNALEKAKNTPGVVYVRPPIEEYATLDFSKFEEIYHVGVDYGRIFLQGLIDDDKMPYIPGSQESTLNSQVPEFLLHRRNSI, from the coding sequence ATGCGTTCAATGAATTGCACTACGAACAACACCAACGCTACCGGTCAAAACACTAACAATAGTCTTGGCAGCAGTTTTAATTCCAGTAATTCTACTTCTTATAGATTCCAGACATGTCTTGCCGACCAGATCATTTCTGAGGCGCAGACGTGGTCGCTTTCATCCCTGTTCAACTTCTCGTGGGTCGTGTCCTACTTCATCATGGGTGCCTCCCGTATGATCCTCAAGTACGGTTGGTACCTGGCAACTTTATCGCTTTTAAGGATTCCGAAGTGGATCTTCTTCAAGTTACACCATGTTCAGTTCACTCTTTCCTTTTGGCTGATCCTGTTTGCCCTGGCCATCATAGTCTGTGTGACCTATACCATCATGAAGGAGAGAATTCTATCCCAGTACAAGAGGCTGACCCCGGAGTTCTTGCCGCTGGAAAATACAGGTAAATCTGGCTCCAGCGCCAGCATCAATGCAGCTTCCACACAGCCGGCCAACCCGTCGTCCACCACAGGATCTCCTACCACGGGTGCAGGCTCGAACATAGACTCAGAAAAGCATCCATTGAAAGATAGCAACGAAAACgaaacttttctttcatcttACCTTGACCAGTTTCTAAGCGccatcaaaatttttggctATCTGGAAAAACCAGTTTTCCACGACCTGACCAAGAATATGAAGACCCAAAAAATGGATGAGGGTGAGATTCTACTGTTGGATAGTACGATTGGGTTTGCCATCGTCGTTGAAGGTACCCTGCAGTTATATCACGAAGTAGATCATTCAGAAAAGGACCACGGCGACGAAACTGACCATAGTGACACGGATGGTcttgatgatgaggataaagttgaggaagaagaagatgatgatgatgacgttGATGACTACGACATCAAGTCTTGCTCTTCCAACCCCatcgatgaagaagatgaatcCGTTGGTTACATTCGCTTGAAGAATGGGCTGGGAAAGTTTCAATTGCTAAATACAGTCAAATCAGGGAACCCATTGACTTCGCTTGTGAGCATTTTAAACTTGTTCACGCATTCAATGTCCTCGGATAGCAACAGTAACTTTCCGTCTGAGTTATCGTCGCCTGTAGACACCACTGTCTCGGccaaaaatttattttactCATCAGAGCAGAACTTCTCCACCCCAGATTCCACGACAAATTCCAGTAACGGTCTTCCAGCGTTTCCCTCTTCTATGCCTAAACTTGTCGCTCGTGCGGCTACGGATTGTACGATAGGTATCATTCCACCTCAATCGTTTGCTAAATTGACCGCAAAATACCCACGGTCTGCTTCCCATATCATCCAGATGGTTCTCACCAAGCTGTATCATGTCACATTCCAAACCGCTCATGACTATTTAGGTTTAACAAAGGAGATTATGGATATCGAGGTTTTACTAAATAAATCCATCGTTTATGAATTACCATATTATTTGAAGGAAGCTGTTATCCGTAAGTTTAAAACTGCAGATAAGACTAATGGATCGGCTGACTTAAATTCGAggcccaaaaaaaataaagcttCCTCtgaattaaagaaaacgCCCAAGGTGAAACCATCAGATGATATCATTCAATCGCTCAAGATTGCTAACGCCAACGCCAACGCCAATACAAGTTCAAGTTCCCTTTTACTAAAACCTGAATTTACCCACCATCCAAGTTCAAGACATGTCGTTCTGGGTTCAAGAGACCAATTTAATCCTGGTGATTTACTGTCGAATGTCCCACTGTCTAGAACCATGGATATTATGTCGCCTAATCCAATTCATAATAACAACCGCACTAAACTAAACGGTATCAACAGTTCCGTCTCAAACCAACACAAGCGATCTTCTAGGAGTAGCAGTAACAATGCTTCCGTACACTCCAAgaagttttcttctttgtccCCAGAATTGCGCAACGCACAATTGAGCACATCGCCATTGTCTTTGGATAATACTTCTACTCATGATTATTTGCACCCAAGTCCAGTCCATTTGAAGGGACGGGTCTCTCCAAGACCTAATTTACTACCAACAACATCCTTTTCCGCTGCTCAGGAAGAAACTGAGGATTCTGCTTTAAGAATGGCTTTGGTTGAGGCCATGTTAACATACTTGGGAGTGAACAAAAGCAATATGTccatttcatcttctttggcAACAAATATGtcttctttgaattctcCTCAACTCACTGGAATGTATAATCGCCGTCCAAGTAGTGCAAGTTTCTTGACGGCCCCTAATTATACACCATCTGACATTTCGGTTGCTACATCATTTGCCTCTCCCCAAACTCAACCGACAATGTTAAGAATCCTACCTAAGGAATATACTATCTCCAATAAAAGACGTAGCAACAATAAAAACcaggagaaaaaaaaaactagaGCTtacaaagaagaattgaCACCAAATTTGGATTTCGAAGATGTTAAAAAGGACTTTGCACAAGGTATccaattgaaatttttcaaaaagggCACCACCATGGTTGAGCAAAACGCTCGCGGTAAAGGCCTATTCTACATCATTTCCGGAAAGGTTAATGTGACAACAAATTCTTCCTCGTCTGTGGTATCATCAATGTCTAAACCAGAACAGGGTTCCCCTCAGACTACACGCAAGGGTGAAACCCCCCATCATTCTCAACATTTATTGTATTCGGTCGGATCTGGTGGTATTGTGGGCTATTTGTCATCTCTAATTGGCTACAAATCATTTGTTAATCTCGTTGCCAAGACTGATGTTTATGCTGGATTTTTATCTAGTGAAACCTTAGAAAGATTGTTTGATAAATATTTCTTAATCTACTTGCGGATTTCTGATTCACTAACCAAATTACTATCCTCAAGGTTATTAAAGCTAGACCATGCTTTAGAGTGGGTTCATTTGAGGGCTTCCGAGACGCTGTTTTCACAGGGGGACTCAGCTAATGGTATTTATGTTGTTCTAAATGGTAGACTAAGACAGCTACAACAACAGTCGTTCTCAAACCTTAATACAAATTCtgaagaagctgaaacTCAGAATATTATCCTAGGAGAACTGGCCCAAGGGGAGAGCTTCGGTGAAGTTGAAGTGCTTACTGCTATGAATAGATATTCTACGATAGTGGCCGTGAGAGATTCTGAATTAGCGAGAATTCCAAGAACATTGTTCGAACTGTTAGCGCTTGAACATCCATCTATTATGATTAGGGTTTCCAGATTAGTcgctaaaaaaattgttggaGATAAAACTGTTCCAGCGTTGACAGGCGATCCATTATCtataaaggaaaacgaCTTTAGTTCTTTAATTCCTCCAACGAAAGCGTCCTACTCTAGTTCTTTAAGCCATAAACCCCAAAATATTACTTCCGGGACTATTACGTTTAGAACCATCACTATTTTACCAATTACCAGTGGGCTACCTGTTGAAGCATTTGCTATGAAGTTAGTTCAAGCTTTCAAACAAGTAGGAAGAACTACCATCGGATTAAATCAAAGAACTACTTTAACGCATTTGGGTCGTCATGCATTTGACAGGTTGTCCAAACTAAAACAAAGTGGTTATTTTGCTGAACTAGAAGAAATGTACCAGACTGTTGTTTATATATCAGATACACCAGTTAAGTCTAACTGGACAAGAACCTGTATCGCACAAGGTGATTGTATTCTCTTACTAGCGGATGCTAGATCCCCATCAGCCGATATAggagaatatgaaaaactGTTACTAAATTCAAAGACTACTGCAAGGACCGAGTTAATCCTTCTCCACCCTGAAAGGTATGTAGAACCTGGTTTAACTCATAAATGGTTACGCTATAGGCCATGGGTTCATTCACATCATCATATTCAATTTAGTTTGACAGGAACAACATTGATGAACGAGGGCAAAATGCACGTTTTAAATAACGGTGCCTTGGCATTAATGGATAAATTGATTCAAACAGAATTCAGTAGGAAAACTCAACAGAATATATCAAAACTACTTCCAGATTCTATCAAGAACACGGTGGAGAACTTTTCCACAAGGTTCATGAAGAGCAAAAGACAATATTACACGCCAGTTCATCGGCACAAAAATGATTTTCTAAGATTGGCTAGAATTCTTTCCGGACAAGCTATCGGACTTGTTCTTGGGGGAGGTGGTGCCAGAGGCATTAGTCATTTGGGTGTCATTCAGGCTATTGAAGAGCAAGGTATTCCTGTTGACGTTATTGGCGGAACGTCGATTGGTTCTTTTGTCGGTGGATTGTACGCGAAGGATTATGATTTGGTGCCAATTTATGGGCGCGTGAAGAAGTTTGCTGGTCGAATTTCCTCTATATGGAGAATGTTAACAGACTTAACCTGGCCGGTTACTTCATATACTACTGGTCACGAATTTAATAGAGgtatttggaaaactttcGGGGATACAAGAATTGAAGACTTCTGGATCCAGTACTACTGTAACTCTACTAATATAACCGATTCAGTTCAAGAAATACACTCCTTTGGGTACGCGTGGAGATACATCAGAGCTTCGATGTCCCTTGCTGGTCTTTTACCTCCTTTAGAAGAGAATGGTTCTATGTTACTCGATGGTGGTTATGTCGATAACTTACCTGTTACTGAAATGAGAGCACGTGGTTGTCAAACTATATTTGCTGTAGATGTAGGTTCTGCAGATGATAGAACCCCTATGGAATATGGTGATTCCTTGAATGGGTTTTGgatcattttcaatagatGGAATCCATTCTCTTCTCACCCAAATATACCCAATATGGCTGAAATTCAAGTGAGATTGGGTTACGTCGCGTCAGTAAATGCTTTAGAGAAGGCAAAAAATACACCAGGTGTTGTTTACGTTAGACCACCGATTGAAGAATATGCTACCCTAGACTTCAGTAAATTCGAAGAGATTTATCATGTGGGTGTAGACTACGGCCGTATCTTTCTACAGGGGCTAATTGACGACGACAAGATGCCATATATACCTGGTTCACAAGAAAGCACTTTGAATTCTCAAGTTCCTGAGTTTCTATTACATAGAAGAAATAGTATTTGA
- the HUG1 gene encoding Hug1p (Ribonucleotide reductase inhibitor~similar to YML058W): MTMDQGLNPKQFFLDDVVLQDTLCSMSNRVNKSVKTGYLFPKDHVPSANIIAVERRGGLSDIGKNSSN; the protein is encoded by the coding sequence aTGACTATGGACCAAGGCCTTAACCCAAAGCAATTTTTCCTTGACGATGTCGTCCTACAAGACACTTTGTGCTCGATGAGCAATCGCGTCAACAAAAGCGTCAAGACCGGCTATTTATTCCCTAAGGATCACGTTCCTTCCGCCAACATCATTGCCGTCGAACGTCGCGGTGGTCTTTCCGACATTGGTAAGAATTCCTCCAACTGA
- the SML1 gene encoding ribonucleotide reductase inhibiting protein SML1 (Ribonucleotide reductase inhibitor~similar to YML058W) has product MQNSQDYFYAQSRSQQQQQQTPSTLRTVTMAEFRRVPLPPMAEAPMLSTQNSMSSSASASASSLEMWEKDLEERLNSIDHDMNNNKFGSGELKSMFNQGKVEDMDF; this is encoded by the coding sequence ATGCAAAACTCTCAAGACTACTTTTACGCTCAAAGTCGCtcacaacaacaacaacaacaaaccCCTTCCACATTGCGTACCGTGACTATGGCAGAATTCAGAAGAGTTCCTTTGCCACCCATGGCTGAAGCCCCTATGTTGTCTACTCAGAACTCTATGAGCAGCTCCGCTTCTGCCTCTGCTTCTTCATTGGAAATGTGGGAAAAGGATTTGGAGGAGAGACTCAACTCCATCGATCATGACATGAACAACAACAAGTTTGGTTCCGGCGAACTAAAATCTATGTTCAATCAGGGTAAGGTCGAAGATATGGACTTCTAA